The proteins below come from a single Triticum aestivum cultivar Chinese Spring chromosome 5D, IWGSC CS RefSeq v2.1, whole genome shotgun sequence genomic window:
- the LOC123120397 gene encoding nuclear pore complex protein NUP1: MAAIADRPIHTGMAATAAASKLRNAALNDKHRTPPPTRTPEHPLNPLSPCSNHYFTPSSLRIPFLFSKTLAPHRRRNMASRGGYDGGSATGGKIRRRPPSRVAAASPYARPAAPAHPASPYARPAAPAHPASHGGEGSGWLARLISGGASRLLSSVFRKPPPQLAAPTLSEPELVDAPCSSPPPPLENDILEENGGGTANNLSTDNPENYPIDGDDILSSCFNGSMDLEELLKQKTFTRSEFEYLTGLLRSRTVGSNTMQSEVNNIKQTLSPEKEKGSRDLPVDFSIKSYSIADQVASPAELAKAYMGSRCSEGAPLRLRLHEPSSLSVKSIESGTIQIAKSPKAPLLGISRLSASTPFDRLGSNYRTPNKSAIHKMSSSPYFKGPVSSRDICGTVSSSYQTANSVHTFGRQFLRRKNIALNNETVSVGPIRKMHQRYNRVSSLSETWPGYREYPGNDASKLDEGFEHSTQTQKRLRLAEVDDGTLRICGNSFVKAPAQSTEMAAKILKQLDTLVPSPPEKESTPETKQKHGNVLDVEDSISRRKEIPSQGSLLESSSSFIPAAIDGKTVDAMSNGSALLLESKSSSELITSPKDSLEVDHCSGSIEIEKNYSPIQEHAANNSGTTNKENPPTASLRSYSPSNLVLSSEIKRTKMLASSNGFSFPVTAAPGAHSQAPPTPTMASPPALHVGKHKSSALPSVPVTSPESAPRFLKRVSEESSISDKHNKKLNGEIPPVSSKGAGHVASFTSNPVFTVASSKPTTLSNGLEHTSKSTASAVLASNKPNNPFLSTNTASSQSARAPTSGSANAPFNFSPKFGGASLLAAQNKSKAGSSSAPFNFSPQFGSVNLVASLDKSKVTSPESTLLSGNQFAQPGNNNSLCTQSSASKSDMMSPEESNTGSLPFGSAPLSPSPFSLSSVAASGTTSVITTTPLPLPSMASSALGSSKAFSVSPIFGSSPITTAPSSFGMPNNGSAMSISPSSAVFSFTSATPTIPDPPSSTPLFGSTIPTIGFSTGTDQMTVGNNHTLSVTAPPFGFQSNSLSTPAFSGFQSNSLSTPAFSTPATQFASTSTTSPGIFQFGQQSQASSGVFSMGTVRDNDKSGRRIVKVKRKK; encoded by the exons ATGGCTGCCATCGCGGATAGGCCGATCCACACCGGCATGGCTGCCACCGCGGCGGCGTCGAAACTGCGCAATGCCGCCCTAAACGACAAGCACCGGACTCCACCGCCGACGAGGACGCCGGAGCACC CCTTAAACCCTCTAAGCCCTTGTAGTAATCACTATTTTACCCCTTCCTCTCTTCGAATTCCCTTTCTCTTCTCCAAAACCCTAGCCCCACATCGGCGCCGTAACATGGCGTCTCGGGGAGGTTACGACGGCGGCTCCGCCACGGGAGGCAAGATCCGTAGGCGCCCTCCCTCCCGCGTCGCAGCTGCGTCACCCTATGCGCGCCCGGCTGCTCCTGCTCATCCAGCGTCACCCTATGCGCGCCCGGCTGCTCCTGCTCATCCAGCGTCACACGGCGGTGAAGGGAGCGGCTGGCTCGCCCGTCTCATCTCCGGTGGCGCATCGCGCCTCCTCTCCTCTGTGTTTCGCAAGCCGCCTCCTCAGCTCGCCGCGCCTACGCTTTCGGAACCAGAGTTGGTCGACGCTCcttgctcgtcgccgccgccgcctttag AGAACGACATTCTAGAAGAAAACGGAGGAGGGACTGCTAAC AATCTGTCTACTGATAATCCTGAAAATTATCCCATTGATGGAGATGACATTCTAAGTTCTTGTTTCAATGGTAGTATGGATCTTGAAGAATTGTTGAAGCAGAAGACCTTTACAAG GAGTGAGTTTGAATATTTGACTGGGTTGTTGCGATCCAGAACTGTTGGATCCAATACAATGCAGTCAGAAGTTAATAATATAAAACAAACATTGTCTCCCGAGAAGGAAAAGGGATCTAGAGACTTACCTGTTGATTTCTCCATTAAATCATACAGTATCGCT GATCAAGTTGCTTCACCTGCAGAACTTGCAAAGGCATATATGGGTTCAAGATGTTCAGAGGGGGCACCGTTACGCCTTAGATTGCATGAACCCTCCTCCCTTTCTGTCAAATCAATAGAATCTGGCACAATACAAATAGCTAAATCTCCAAAGGCCCCACTTCTCGGAATTTCAAGATTGTCTGCTTCCACACCCTTTGATCGCCTTGGAAGCAACTATAGGACTCCAAATAAATCAGCAATACACAAAATGTCATCATCTCCTTATTTTAAG GGTCCTGTTTCTTCTAGGGACATATGTGGTACTGTATCTTCATCATATCAGACTGCAAACAGCGTTCATACATTTGGCAGGCAG TTCCTGAGGAGGAAGAACATTGCTCTCAACAATGAGACTGTGTCTGTTGGCCCCATACGCAAAATGCACCAAAGATATAACAGAGTATCATCACTCTCGGAAACATGGCCTGGTTATCGTGAGTATCCTGGTAATGATGCAAGCAAACTGGATGAAGGTTTCGAACACTCCACACAAACTCAAAAGCGTCTGCGTCTGGCTGAAGTTGACGATGGCACTCTACGTATCTGTGGCAACAGTTTTGTTAAAGCACCAGCTCAATCAACTGAGATGGCTGCAAAGATATTGAAACAGCTTGATACATTAGTCCCTTCACCTCCAGAGAAGGAAAGCACACCAGAAACGAAGCAAAAACATGGAAATGTCCTGGATGTTGAGGATTCTATTTCTCGGAGAAAGGAAATACCATCTCAGGGCAGCCTTTTGGAATCATCTTCGTCATTCATCCCAGCTGCAATAGATGGCAAGACTGTTGATGCTATGTCAAACGGTTCTGCCCTCCTCCTAGAAAGTAAATCATCCTCTGAATTAATTACTTCACCCAAG GATTCTCTGGAGGTGGACCACTGCAGTGGAAGTATTGAAATTGAGAAAAACTACTCACCAATCCAGGAACATGCTGCTAACAACTCTGGAACAACAAATAAGGAGAATCCCCCAACAGCCTCTTTGCGAAGCTATTCTCCTTCCAATCTGGTGTTATCTAGTGAAATAAAACGAACCAAAATGCTGGCTTCATCAAATGGCTTCTCATTCCCTGTCACGGCTGCACCGGGTGCCCACTCACAGGCCCCTCCAACGCCTACTATGGCATCTCCACCTGCACTACATGTTGGAAAGCACAAATCTTCTGCACTACCCAGTGTGCCAGTTACTTCCCCGGAAAGTGCTCCAAG GTTTTTGAAACGAGTTTCAGAAGAAAGCTCAATTTCAGACAAGCACAATAAGAAGTTAAATGGAGAAATTCCGCCGGTTTCTTCCAAGGGTGCTGGACATGTTGCATCATTCACTAGTAACCCTGTATTTACTGTTGCCAGTTCCAAGCCTACAACCTTAAGTAATGGGCTAGAACATACATCAAAATCAACTGCCTCTGCTGTTCTGGCGTCTAATAAACCGAACAACCCATTTTTGTCTACAAATACTGCCTCTTCCCAATCTGCTAGAGCACCAACATCTGGAAGTGCCAATGCGCCTTTCAATTTCTCACCAAAGTTTGGTGGTGCAAGTTTGTTAGCTGCCCAGAACAAATCCAAGGCAGGAAGCAGCAGTGCCCCATTTAATTTCTCTCCGCAGTTTGGTAGTGTGAATTTGGTCGCGTCTCTGGATAAGTCCAAAGTAACCTCACCTGAATCAACGTTGTTGTCTGGAAACCAGTTCGCCCAACCAGGAAATAACAATTCATTGTGCACACAGAGTTCAGCAAGTAAGTCGGATATGATGTCTCCGGAAGAATCAAACACGGGGAGCTTACCATTTGGTTCAGCACCTCTGAGCCCTAGTCCTTTCAGTTTGAGCTCTGTAGCTGCCTCTGGCACGACCTCTGTGATTACAACTACTCCACTGCCTCTGCCATCTATGGCTTCTTCTGCTTTGGGGTCTAGTAAAGCATTCTCGGTGTCACCAATATTTGGCAGCAGTCCAATCACGACTGCTCCATCGTCGTTTGGCATGCCGAATAATGGTTCCGCTATGTCCATTAGCCCCTCTAGCGCTGTATTTTCATTCACTTCGGCCACACCTACAATACCAGATCCACCATCCTCAACACCACTATTTGGTAGCACGATCCCAACTATTGGCTTCAGTACAGGAACTGATCAGATGACTGTGGGGAATAACCATACTCTTTCTGTTACGGCCCCACCATTTGGCTTTCAGAGCAATTCACTGTCAACTCCAGCTTTCAGCGGCTTTCAGAGCAATTCACTGTCAACTCCAGCTTTCAGCACGCCAGCTACTCAATTCGCTTCCACCTCAACCACCTCACCTGGCATTTTCCAGTTTGGCCAGCAGAGTCAAGCTTCGTCAGGTGTCTTTTCAATGGGCACTGTCCGTGACAATGACAAGTCTGGCAGAAGAATTGTCAAGGTAAAGAGAAAGAAATAG